One genomic window of Motacilla alba alba isolate MOTALB_02 chromosome 1, Motacilla_alba_V1.0_pri, whole genome shotgun sequence includes the following:
- the POU4F1 gene encoding LOW QUALITY PROTEIN: POU domain, class 4, transcription factor 1 (The sequence of the model RefSeq protein was modified relative to this genomic sequence to represent the inferred CDS: inserted 1 base in 1 codon; deleted 8 bases in 6 codons) has product MMSMNSKQPHFAMHPTLPEHKYPSLHSSSEAIRRACLPTPPLQSNIFASLDETLLARAEALAAVDIAVSQGKSHPFKPDATYHTMNSVPCTSTSTVPLAHHHHHHHHHHQALEPGDLLDHITSPSLALMPGGGGGGGGGGGGHDGAGGGGGGAGGGGGGGGSGGGGGGLISTSAHPHSHMHGLGHLSHPAAMNMPSGLPHPGLVAAHHGAAGQVAXAAAVVGAAGLASICDSDTDPRELEAFAERFKQRRIKLGVTQADVGSALANLKIPGVGSLSQSTICRFESSPSPHNNMIALKPILQAWLEEAEGASGKKMNKPELFNGGEKKRKRTSIAAPEKRSLEAYFAVQPRPSSEKIAAIAEKLDLKKNVVRVWFCNQRQKQKRMKFSRHLLGVGGRGGPGTGGTGGAGPGPRGDAHAPPPSPETPWEAPGDQGTM; this is encoded by the exons ATGATGTCCATGAACAGCAAACAGCCTCATTTTGCCATGCATCCCACCCTACCTGAGCACAAATACCCCTCTCTACACTCCAGCTCGGAAGCAATAAGAAGAGCATGTCTACCAACTCCACCG ctgcagagcaatATCTTCGCCAGCCTCGATGAGACCCTGCTGGCGCGGGCCGAGGCTCTGGCCGCCGTCGACATCGCCGTCTCGCAGGGCAAGAGCCACCCGTTCAAGCCCGACGCCACGTACCACACCATGAACAGCGTGCCCTGCACCTCCACCTCCACCGTGCCCCTGGcgcaccaccaccaccac caccaccaccaccaccaggcGCTGGAGCCCGGCGACCTCCTGGACCACATCACCTCC CCCTCCCTCGCTCTCATGcccggcggaggcggcggcggaggcggcggcggcggcggccacgacggggcgggcggcggcggcggcggggccggcggcggcgggggcggcggcggcagcggcgggggcggcggcggcctcATCTCCACTTCGGCGCACCCGCACTCGCACATGCACGGCCTGGGCCACCTCTCGCACCCGGCCGCCATGAACATGCCGTCGGGGCTGCCGCACCCGGGGCTGGTGGCCGCGCACCACGGCGCCGCGGGGCAGGTGG TCGCGGCGGCGGTGGTGGGGGCGGCCGGCCTGGCCTCCATCTGCGACTCGGACACGGACCCGCGAGAGCTGGAGGCCTTCGCCGAGCGCTTCAAGCAGCGCCGCATCAAGCTGGGGGTGACCCAGGCCGACGTGGGCTCGGCGCTGGCCAACCTGAAGATCCCGGGCGTGGGCTCCCTCAGCCAGAGCACCATCTGCCGCTTCGAGTCC TCACCCTCTCCCCACAACAACATGATCGCCCTCAAGCCCATCCTGCAGGCCTGGCTGGAGGAGGCCGAGGGCGCC AGcgggaaaaaaatgaacaagcCCGAGCTCTTCAATGGGGGCGAGAAGAAGCGCAAGCGGACTTCCATCGCCGCC CCGGAGAAGCGCTCGCTGGAGGCGTACTTCGCCGTCCAGCCCCGGCCCTCCTCCGAGAAGATCGCCGCCATCGCCGAGAAATTG GACCTCAAAAAGAACGTGGTGCGGGTTTGGTTTTGCAACCAGAGACAGAAGCAGAAACGGATGAAATTTTCCCGCCACCTACTAGGGGTGGGCGGGAGGGGCGGCCCCGGCACCGGGGGCAccgggggggccgggccggggccgcggggggaCGCCCACGCACCGCCACCGTCGCCTGAGACGCCGTGGGAGGCTCCGGGGGACCAAGGGACGATGTAG